The Solirubrobacterales bacterium genome has a window encoding:
- a CDS encoding endonuclease/exonuclease/phosphatase family protein: protein MEIGVITWNLFHGRDFPPDPALYTWRSRLARMSERNATHIQVNRELIREFAQTLCGARWDVALLQECPPRWSAPLVAACGASAQRSLTSRNSLGSVRSVLGRWNPDLLGSWEGGSNLTLLRGVAADGPLDLRELELRRRPERRAMAFARLPSGLCVANLHASTSPPLAAEEVRNATETAVSWAGEAPLILGGDFNLRPSQTALFEELAQRFGLGTPTGPDSIDHILGRGVETVELPAAWPPEAREVACQGLRLRLSDHAPVAARLAMKGSV, encoded by the coding sequence GTGGAGATCGGCGTCATCACTTGGAACCTCTTCCACGGCCGTGACTTTCCGCCGGACCCGGCCCTTTATACGTGGCGCTCGCGCCTGGCCCGGATGAGCGAGCGCAACGCAACTCACATCCAGGTGAACCGGGAGCTGATTCGCGAGTTCGCCCAGACTCTCTGCGGTGCGCGGTGGGACGTCGCGCTGCTGCAGGAATGCCCGCCCCGCTGGTCGGCCCCGCTGGTCGCGGCCTGCGGGGCAAGCGCGCAGCGCTCGCTCACGTCGCGCAACTCGCTTGGCTCCGTTCGCAGCGTCCTCGGCCGCTGGAACCCCGATCTGCTCGGTTCCTGGGAGGGCGGCTCGAACCTCACCCTGCTGCGGGGGGTGGCCGCAGACGGCCCGCTCGACTTGCGAGAGCTGGAACTTCGCCGCCGCCCCGAGCGGCGCGCGATGGCCTTCGCCCGGCTCCCCTCCGGCCTCTGCGTGGCGAATCTGCACGCGAGCACGAGCCCCCCACTGGCGGCGGAGGAGGTGCGCAACGCGACCGAGACCGCCGTGTCCTGGGCCGGGGAGGCACCGCTGATCCTGGGAGGCGACTTCAATCTGCGCCCCAGCCAGACCGCGCTGTTCGAGGAGCTGGCACAGCGCTTCGGCCTGGGCACACCGACCGGCCCCGACTCGATCGACCACATCCTGGGCCGGGGAGTCGAGACCGTCGAGCTTCCGGCCGCGTGGCCGCCTGAGGCCCGGGAGGTGGCCTGCCAGGGCCTCCGATTGCGCCTCTCGGACCACGCGCCGGTGGCGGCGAGGCTCGCGATGAAAGGAAGCGTTTGA
- a CDS encoding CDP-alcohol phosphatidyltransferase family protein, whose product MIESRLTPNAISVSGLILNLAAAVLITQRLFFLAGISFIVGSVMDTLDGRYSRMSGKGTLFGAFLDSTLDRMEEGIVLTAVAWYFADTGHAIAAAACVLTVLGSLLVSYTRARAEALGVECTLGIATRPVRVVILSIGLVFAKGAGVFDIELLAPAIYATGALTALTVGQRVWHVRRELSAMEEV is encoded by the coding sequence CTGATCGAGTCGCGCCTGACTCCCAACGCAATCTCGGTCAGCGGCCTGATTCTCAACCTGGCCGCCGCGGTGCTGATCACGCAACGGCTCTTCTTCCTGGCGGGCATCTCCTTCATCGTCGGCTCGGTCATGGACACGCTCGACGGGCGATACTCGCGCATGTCGGGCAAGGGGACGCTGTTCGGCGCCTTCCTCGATTCGACTCTCGATCGGATGGAGGAGGGCATCGTGTTGACGGCGGTTGCCTGGTACTTCGCGGACACCGGCCACGCGATTGCGGCCGCGGCCTGCGTGCTCACCGTGCTCGGCTCGCTGCTGGTCTCCTATACCCGTGCGCGCGCCGAGGCGCTCGGCGTGGAGTGCACCCTGGGAATCGCCACCAGGCCCGTCAGGGTGGTCATCCTGTCGATCGGGCTGGTGTTCGCAAAGGGGGCAGGGGTGTTCGACATCGAGTTGCTGGCCCCGGCCATCTACGCTACGGGAGCGCTCACGGCGCTCACCGTGGGGCAGCGCGTGTGGCACGTGCGGCGCGAGCTCAGCGCCATGGAAGAGGTGTAA
- the argF gene encoding ornithine carbamoyltransferase, producing the protein MARDFLTGEELNRGELNALLDRALELKAGRPSGAGARGLAGKSVALVFEMPSTRTRVSFEVGVTELGGAPIILRGDELQLSRGESLGDTAGVLSRYVHAIVVRTGSHEVLHEIAHRAEVPVINGLTPDHHPCQALADLLTLRERFGDLDGLRVAYVGDGNNVARSLAILGRTVGVEVRVASPDGYRIEPGLATLDTDDPREAASGADAIYTDVWVSMGDETEAQGRRSDLAPFQVNAELLAQASERAIVLHCLPAHPGEEITEAVLYGERSAVWDQAENRLHAQKALLELLMGHG; encoded by the coding sequence ATGGCACGCGATTTCTTGACCGGCGAAGAGCTCAACCGTGGCGAGCTGAATGCGCTGCTCGACCGGGCGCTCGAGTTGAAGGCCGGCAGGCCGAGCGGCGCGGGAGCCCGCGGGCTCGCGGGCAAGAGCGTTGCGCTGGTGTTCGAGATGCCCTCGACACGCACGCGCGTCTCGTTCGAGGTCGGAGTGACCGAGCTGGGAGGCGCGCCCATCATCCTGCGGGGCGACGAGCTTCAGCTCTCTCGAGGCGAGTCCCTGGGCGACACGGCGGGTGTCCTGTCCCGTTATGTGCATGCGATCGTGGTGCGGACCGGGTCTCACGAGGTGCTCCACGAGATCGCCCACCGGGCCGAGGTGCCCGTGATCAACGGGCTGACGCCCGACCACCATCCCTGTCAGGCGCTGGCCGATCTGTTGACGCTCCGCGAGCGTTTCGGGGATCTGGACGGCTTGCGAGTCGCCTACGTGGGCGACGGCAACAACGTCGCGCGTTCGCTGGCCATCCTTGGCCGGACGGTGGGGGTCGAGGTCAGGGTCGCCTCACCCGACGGGTATCGGATCGAGCCCGGTCTGGCCACGCTCGACACCGACGACCCGCGCGAGGCGGCCTCCGGCGCCGACGCGATCTATACGGACGTCTGGGTGAGCATGGGCGACGAGACGGAGGCGCAGGGCCGCCGTTCCGACCTGGCTCCGTTTCAGGTGAACGCCGAGCTGCTCGCCCAAGCCTCGGAGCGCGCCATCGTCCTTCACTGTCTCCCCGCCCACCCCGGTGAGGAGATCACCGAGGCCGTGCTCTACGGCGAGCGCTCCGCGGTTTGGGACCAGGCCGAGAATCGTCTGCACGCCCAAAAGGCACTGCTCGAGCTCCTGATGGGCCACGGCTGA
- a CDS encoding uracil-DNA glycosylase family protein produces the protein MPTTDDEIREKYLERAIRELNELTHRLQECSHCPRGNLMPVLGSGHPQADIFLLKFAPTAAEIEEGVAFYGRAGNALRKSFKRLNIDPLVVYGTLCVKCPVADPSQAGGECIERIVEELAIVQPRVIVVMGERALETLNEVDVPLSSSVDPRPGEVQPFTPTIDALFVPDIDESLDSEQSKREFWAAFRTLGDWYSDLPPY, from the coding sequence TTGCCGACGACAGACGACGAGATTCGGGAGAAGTACCTGGAGCGCGCGATACGCGAGCTCAATGAGTTGACCCATCGCCTCCAGGAGTGCTCTCACTGCCCGCGCGGCAATCTGATGCCGGTGCTCGGCTCCGGACATCCGCAGGCCGACATCTTCCTGCTCAAGTTCGCTCCCACCGCAGCGGAGATCGAGGAGGGGGTTGCGTTCTACGGCCGCGCCGGAAACGCGCTCCGCAAGAGCTTCAAACGCCTCAACATCGATCCCTTGGTCGTCTACGGGACGCTGTGCGTCAAGTGCCCGGTGGCGGACCCCTCGCAGGCGGGCGGCGAGTGCATCGAGCGCATCGTCGAGGAACTGGCGATCGTGCAACCGCGAGTGATCGTGGTGATGGGGGAACGCGCCCTCGAGACCCTCAACGAGGTGGATGTGCCCCTCTCGAGCTCCGTCGATCCCCGGCCCGGCGAGGTTCAACCTTTCACGCCCACGATCGACGCCCTGTTCGTCCCTGACATCGACGAGTCGCTCGACTCCGAGCAGTCGAAGCGCGAGTTCTGGGCCGCTTTCCGCACGCTCGGCGATTGGTACTCGGACCTCCCGCCCTACTAG
- a CDS encoding prolipoprotein diacylglyceryl transferase family protein has product MRPGCTAVAKPMQPEIHLGPITLQTFGIAFALAFIAAGAVVARRLQEWGKPPDWAYEVILCALVGGIVGARLDFILENYDSVKDDLFGNLFSGAGLVWYGGAIGGAIGVGLWAWRRGMFNTALLDLCATPLALGYAIGRIGCQLSGDGDYGKAWDGPWAMAYPEGTKPIDQTVHPTPIYETLAMGLIAYLLWQLRDRFQAGVLFSIYLVLAGAERFLVEFIRRNDDVLLGLTQAQLISLAMIAVGGAWLTSKARRGTLTRVPASA; this is encoded by the coding sequence ATGCGACCCGGATGTACCGCTGTCGCCAAGCCCATGCAGCCCGAGATCCACCTAGGCCCGATCACCCTCCAGACCTTCGGGATCGCGTTCGCGCTCGCCTTCATTGCGGCGGGGGCAGTGGTCGCGCGGCGCCTCCAGGAATGGGGCAAGCCGCCTGACTGGGCCTACGAGGTGATTCTCTGCGCCTTGGTCGGCGGCATCGTCGGCGCGCGCCTGGACTTCATTCTCGAGAACTACGACTCGGTCAAGGACGACCTGTTCGGCAACCTCTTCTCAGGCGCGGGACTGGTTTGGTACGGCGGCGCGATCGGGGGTGCGATCGGCGTCGGCCTCTGGGCCTGGCGGCGAGGGATGTTCAACACCGCCCTCCTGGACCTCTGCGCGACCCCGCTGGCGCTGGGCTATGCGATTGGCCGGATCGGCTGCCAGCTCTCGGGCGATGGCGACTACGGCAAGGCGTGGGACGGCCCCTGGGCGATGGCCTACCCCGAAGGCACCAAGCCGATCGACCAGACCGTCCACCCGACGCCGATCTACGAGACTCTCGCGATGGGCCTGATCGCATACCTCCTGTGGCAGCTGCGCGACCGCTTCCAGGCCGGAGTTCTGTTCTCCATCTACCTGGTGCTCGCCGGGGCCGAGCGATTCCTCGTCGAGTTCATTCGCCGCAACGACGATGTCCTCCTCGGGCTCACCCAGGCGCAGCTGATCAGCCTGGCGATGATCGCGGTGGGCGGCGCGTGGCTGACCTCGAAGGCGCGCCGCGGGACGCTGACCCGCGTACCCGCATCGGCCTGA
- the nth gene encoding endonuclease III, giving the protein MSWKRPEKRRVRAIRDRLRQMYGRPVNHPHGDPVHELVKTILSQNTSDTNRDTAYGRLRDRFETWEEVRDAPVNEVAEAIRPGGLSVTKAPRIQTALEGCGDPIDLSWLREAPRDEAIDFLTSLPGVGRKTAACVLLFSFDRPEIPVDTHVHRVGGRLGLIDDRASFDQAHDEILRVVDPEDAYELHINLIHHGRAICRPRPRCEECDLRRMCPYGRRLAAAAHRRSGD; this is encoded by the coding sequence ATGAGCTGGAAGCGCCCGGAGAAGCGTCGAGTGCGTGCGATCCGCGACCGGCTCCGCCAGATGTACGGCCGGCCCGTGAACCATCCACACGGCGACCCCGTGCACGAGCTGGTCAAGACGATCCTCTCCCAGAACACCAGCGACACCAATCGCGACACCGCGTACGGCCGGCTGCGTGACCGGTTCGAGACCTGGGAGGAGGTTCGCGACGCACCCGTCAACGAGGTCGCCGAGGCGATCCGACCGGGCGGGCTGTCGGTCACCAAGGCCCCCCGAATCCAGACCGCGCTCGAGGGCTGCGGCGATCCGATCGACCTCTCGTGGCTGCGCGAAGCCCCGCGCGACGAGGCGATCGACTTTCTGACCTCGCTGCCCGGAGTCGGGCGAAAGACCGCCGCCTGCGTCCTGCTCTTCTCCTTCGACCGCCCTGAGATTCCAGTGGACACGCACGTCCACCGCGTCGGTGGACGCCTGGGCCTGATCGACGACCGTGCTTCCTTCGACCAGGCGCACGACGAGATCCTTCGGGTGGTCGACCCCGAGGACGCCTACGAGCTCCACATCAACCTCATCCACCACGGCCGGGCCATCTGCCGGCCACGCCCGCGCTGCGAGGAGTGCGACCTGCGGCGGATGTGCCCGTATGGGCGGCGGCTGGCCGCGGCGGCGCATCGACGCTCGGGCGACTAA
- a CDS encoding phosphatase PAP2 family protein: MRQFAFFFAAYWGYQLVRGIADGRDAVALANGVHVMQLERSLGAFFEPGFQQAFISHTWVIEIANWMYFNSHFVITISFLAWLYLFRNENFNFVRNMFLVAMGLALIGYALFPTAPPRMFPTAGFTDTIDAFTDMNQDSSFSSVLVNPYAAVPSMHIAFSLMIAVSAMSLVRSIWARALWSAYPLMVYFVITVTANHYWFDAAAGAAVACLAAVSAHQLARLRPEAWSWRSAATDEAPA, encoded by the coding sequence GTGCGCCAGTTCGCGTTCTTCTTCGCCGCGTACTGGGGCTACCAGCTGGTGCGCGGAATCGCCGACGGCCGCGACGCTGTGGCGCTGGCGAACGGGGTCCATGTGATGCAGCTGGAGCGCTCGCTCGGCGCCTTCTTCGAGCCGGGCTTCCAGCAGGCGTTCATCTCACACACGTGGGTGATCGAGATCGCCAACTGGATGTACTTCAACAGCCACTTCGTGATCACGATCTCGTTCCTGGCCTGGCTCTACTTGTTTCGCAACGAGAACTTCAACTTCGTGCGCAACATGTTCCTGGTTGCCATGGGACTCGCGCTGATCGGCTACGCGCTCTTCCCCACCGCTCCGCCTCGCATGTTCCCGACGGCTGGGTTCACCGACACGATCGACGCGTTCACGGACATGAATCAGGACTCCTCGTTCAGCAGCGTGCTGGTCAACCCCTATGCGGCCGTGCCCAGCATGCACATCGCCTTCTCGCTCATGATCGCGGTGTCCGCGATGAGCCTGGTCCGAAGCATCTGGGCGCGGGCCCTGTGGTCCGCCTATCCGCTGATGGTCTACTTCGTGATCACCGTGACCGCGAACCACTACTGGTTCGACGCCGCCGCGGGTGCCGCCGTCGCCTGCCTGGCGGCGGTATCGGCGCATCAACTCGCACGCCTGCGTCCAGAAGCCTGGTCCTGGCGGAGCGCGGCGACCGACGAGGCGCCCGCCTGA
- a CDS encoding PHP domain-containing protein → MASERLSIAQVSPHPWGAPHEVNEFVARVSADLAQRGHRVVVAAPAASRSAVRESRRVIRAAREQPESLFDGSWKGERAGDGGPPVLAVGSSLAMPRGPAPRAAPVPIDLSRPLEELLGGIELDIVHVHDPFAPSASSVALRHSRSLNVGSFHEPTERILSTQVARPLVEIFFGRLDARTASCRTTSDLMERFFPGTYELITPGADPGVEGWWPRGEDPGAVAEAGRGRPVRIAFCLQEERGALRLFLRALRRLSLGLAWEAAVWLEDREEIRISRRLRDRVHVVGPREASREELIAGADIACVASGGPRVAPGLIRKALAAGTVPVASRLSIYEELTGEGERGLLFPPGDAVTFAGQLSRLITEPDLRDDLVRAGHGTVPDWAAVANGLEDTYQSLCARRHDPRGNPALRERLSRRGSIHVDLHMHTDHSPDCATPVEVLLATARDRGLGAIAITDHNEISGALAAREVAEQMGGIKVIVAEEVKTAEQGEVIGLFLEEKIPKGMTMDETIAEIRRQGGLVYVPHPFDRLHSVPDYEHLLRMVDEIDILEVFNPRVALTAFNEEAERFAAKYRIVPGAGSDSHVAQGLGSVRIRVHDFEGPEEFLEAMRDADIVRKHKNLIYVQALKLLQASKPSSRRTRSGRASGKP, encoded by the coding sequence GTGGCCTCCGAGCGGCTCTCGATCGCCCAAGTGAGCCCCCATCCGTGGGGAGCGCCGCACGAGGTCAACGAGTTCGTGGCCAGGGTCTCGGCCGACCTCGCTCAACGGGGACACCGGGTGGTGGTGGCGGCCCCCGCCGCCTCACGATCCGCGGTCCGCGAGTCACGCCGCGTGATCAGGGCTGCGCGCGAGCAGCCAGAGTCGTTGTTCGACGGCTCCTGGAAGGGAGAGAGGGCGGGCGACGGTGGGCCGCCGGTGCTGGCGGTGGGCTCGAGCCTCGCGATGCCGCGCGGCCCAGCGCCGCGCGCGGCGCCCGTGCCGATCGACCTCAGCCGCCCCCTCGAGGAGTTGCTCGGCGGGATCGAGCTCGACATCGTCCACGTGCACGATCCGTTCGCGCCCAGCGCGTCCTCGGTCGCCCTCCGCCACTCGCGCTCGCTCAACGTCGGCAGCTTCCACGAGCCCACCGAACGGATCCTCTCCACTCAGGTGGCGCGCCCGCTGGTGGAGATCTTCTTCGGCCGGCTGGATGCGCGCACGGCGAGCTGCCGCACCACCTCCGACCTGATGGAGCGCTTCTTTCCCGGCACCTATGAGTTGATCACGCCGGGTGCCGACCCTGGAGTGGAGGGCTGGTGGCCGCGCGGCGAGGACCCCGGCGCCGTCGCTGAGGCGGGCCGCGGGCGGCCTGTGCGGATCGCGTTCTGCCTTCAAGAGGAGCGTGGCGCTCTACGGCTCTTCCTTCGGGCGCTCCGGCGCCTGTCGCTGGGACTCGCCTGGGAGGCGGCAGTGTGGCTCGAGGACAGGGAGGAGATCCGCATCTCGCGCCGATTGCGGGACCGGGTTCACGTGGTCGGCCCCCGGGAAGCGTCGCGCGAGGAGCTGATCGCCGGAGCGGATATCGCCTGCGTCGCCTCCGGCGGCCCGCGGGTGGCTCCCGGCCTGATCCGCAAGGCGCTGGCCGCCGGCACGGTGCCGGTGGCCTCCCGCCTCTCCATCTATGAGGAGCTGACCGGGGAGGGCGAGCGCGGGCTGCTCTTCCCCCCAGGGGACGCCGTCACCTTCGCGGGCCAGCTCTCCAGGCTGATCACTGAGCCCGACTTGCGCGACGACCTCGTTCGCGCCGGGCACGGGACGGTCCCCGACTGGGCAGCGGTTGCCAACGGGCTCGAGGACACCTACCAGTCGCTGTGCGCCCGCCGCCATGATCCCCGCGGCAATCCCGCCCTGCGCGAGCGACTTTCACGGCGCGGCTCGATTCACGTCGACCTCCACATGCACACGGATCACTCGCCGGATTGCGCGACGCCGGTGGAGGTCCTGCTGGCAACAGCGCGCGACCGCGGGCTGGGTGCGATCGCAATCACCGACCACAACGAGATCTCGGGCGCGCTCGCCGCGCGTGAGGTCGCGGAGCAGATGGGGGGGATCAAGGTGATCGTCGCCGAGGAGGTGAAGACCGCCGAGCAGGGAGAGGTGATCGGGCTCTTCCTGGAGGAGAAGATCCCGAAGGGGATGACGATGGACGAGACGATTGCCGAGATCCGGCGCCAGGGCGGGCTCGTCTACGTGCCCCACCCGTTCGACCGTCTTCACTCGGTGCCCGACTACGAGCACCTCCTTCGAATGGTCGATGAGATCGACATCCTCGAGGTGTTCAACCCGAGGGTGGCGCTGACGGCCTTCAACGAGGAAGCCGAGCGCTTCGCCGCCAAGTACAGGATCGTCCCGGGCGCCGGCTCGGACAGCCACGTCGCCCAAGGGCTCGGAAGCGTCAGGATCCGGGTGCACGACTTCGAGGGCCCCGAGGAGTTCCTGGAGGCCATGCGCGACGCGGACATCGTCAGAAAGCACAAGAACCTGATCTACGTCCAAGCGCTGAAGCTGCTCCAGGCATCCAAGCCGAGCTCGCGGCGGACGAGGAGCGGGCGGGCGTCAGGCAAGCCGTGA
- the rlmD gene encoding 23S rRNA (uracil(1939)-C(5))-methyltransferase RlmD, whose translation MPQPATRDLPRPRQGEELLLEVDSIAQGGRGVARANGYVVFVSGALPGDRVRARVTRAKRSFGEAEAVEVVDPSADRVADRCLHGGAPCPGAPWQGLPYERQLDEKSKQVDEALRRLGGLGGFELEPAEPAALEWRYRNKLEYSFGEREGGLALGFHRRGSWADVIDVDDCLLASERNNASRNMVRDWARREGIPAYQRRDQVGVLRNLVVREGRRTGDLQTRLVTARASFAKPPVDLHTVVDGPGGGTNGPTGVLGEEFLHEEVAGVQLRVSPSAFFQVNTETAERLYAIAADYAGLSGRERVFDLYCGVGTIGLALASRAGEVWGIETVLEAVGDAEENARRNGIANASFIAADVRLGARPLLERAGRPDVVIVDPPRAGLSKKVVRRVVEFGAPRIVYLSCNPTTLAPNASQLTDAGYTLRRVRPVDMFPQTPHVECVALLEK comes from the coding sequence ATGCCGCAGCCCGCGACCCGAGACCTTCCGAGACCGAGACAGGGCGAGGAGCTGCTACTCGAGGTCGACTCGATCGCCCAGGGCGGTCGGGGGGTGGCCCGGGCGAACGGCTATGTCGTCTTCGTCTCCGGAGCGCTTCCGGGCGACCGGGTCCGCGCCCGGGTGACCAGGGCCAAGCGCAGCTTCGGCGAGGCGGAGGCCGTCGAGGTGGTGGATCCCAGCGCAGACAGGGTCGCCGACCGGTGCCTTCACGGCGGCGCGCCGTGCCCCGGCGCGCCCTGGCAGGGGTTGCCGTACGAGCGCCAGCTCGACGAAAAGTCGAAGCAGGTCGACGAGGCGCTGCGCCGCCTCGGCGGGCTGGGGGGATTCGAGCTCGAGCCGGCCGAGCCCGCCGCCCTCGAGTGGCGCTACCGCAACAAGCTCGAGTACTCGTTCGGCGAGCGGGAGGGTGGTCTGGCGCTCGGCTTCCACCGGCGCGGCAGCTGGGCTGACGTGATCGATGTCGATGACTGCCTGCTGGCCTCGGAGCGAAACAACGCGTCGCGCAACATGGTCCGGGATTGGGCGCGACGCGAGGGGATTCCGGCATACCAGCGGCGTGACCAGGTGGGAGTGCTGCGCAATCTCGTAGTCCGAGAGGGCCGCCGGACCGGGGACCTTCAGACGCGACTGGTCACCGCGCGGGCGAGCTTCGCCAAGCCCCCCGTCGATCTGCACACCGTGGTCGACGGCCCGGGCGGCGGCACCAACGGGCCGACCGGCGTCCTCGGAGAGGAGTTCCTCCATGAGGAAGTGGCGGGGGTGCAGTTGCGTGTCTCTCCTTCGGCGTTCTTCCAGGTCAATACCGAGACGGCGGAGCGCCTCTACGCGATCGCCGCGGACTATGCGGGGCTCTCCGGCCGTGAGCGGGTTTTCGACCTCTATTGCGGGGTCGGCACGATCGGCCTCGCGCTCGCTTCCCGGGCAGGCGAGGTCTGGGGGATCGAGACGGTTCTCGAGGCGGTCGGCGACGCCGAGGAGAACGCCCGGCGCAACGGGATCGCCAACGCCAGCTTCATCGCCGCCGACGTCCGCCTCGGAGCGCGGCCACTGCTCGAGCGAGCGGGCCGTCCCGACGTGGTCATCGTGGACCCGCCGCGCGCCGGGCTCTCGAAGAAGGTTGTTCGGCGGGTGGTCGAGTTCGGAGCGCCGCGGATCGTCTACCTCTCCTGCAACCCGACGACGCTGGCCCCGAACGCCTCTCAGCTCACCGACGCCGGCTATACGCTGCGGCGCGTGAGGCCCGTGGACATGTTCCCCCAGACGCCGCACGTCGAGTGTGTGGCGTTGCTCGAGAAATGA
- a CDS encoding LLM class flavin-dependent oxidoreductase yields MSQKRAFGVAAGLDPEIATPLAQRCQALDYSSIWSNDHPGANGLETLAAFAEGSERLELGVAVTALDRHEPAAINEAIERLGLDRRRLWLGLGAGFSERPLTTMRNALGTLREAIPGVRLVLAAMGPKMCALAGSGFDGAFFNWMTPEYAARARDHVHAGAREAGREPPPVLGYVRTAVGPDAAERLTKEESFYRELHDGYRNHFARLGEPEGTVGVAAADREGAQAALSRYAALDVVVVRGLATASLEAMTALVEAAAPA; encoded by the coding sequence ATGAGCCAGAAGCGCGCCTTCGGCGTTGCCGCCGGGCTCGACCCGGAGATCGCTACGCCCCTCGCCCAGCGTTGCCAGGCCCTTGACTACTCGTCGATCTGGTCGAACGACCACCCGGGCGCCAACGGCCTGGAAACCCTGGCGGCCTTCGCCGAGGGCTCCGAGCGGCTCGAGCTGGGAGTGGCGGTAACGGCGCTCGATCGCCACGAACCGGCCGCGATCAACGAGGCGATCGAGCGGCTGGGGCTCGACCGGCGCCGACTATGGCTCGGACTGGGCGCCGGCTTCTCCGAGCGGCCACTGACCACGATGCGCAACGCGCTTGGAACGCTCCGCGAGGCGATCCCCGGCGTCCGGCTGGTGCTCGCGGCAATGGGCCCGAAGATGTGCGCCCTCGCCGGAAGCGGCTTCGACGGCGCGTTCTTCAACTGGATGACTCCGGAGTACGCGGCGCGTGCTCGAGACCATGTCCACGCCGGCGCTCGCGAAGCGGGTCGGGAGCCGCCGCCGGTGCTGGGCTACGTGCGGACAGCCGTCGGCCCTGACGCCGCGGAGCGCCTCACCAAGGAGGAGTCGTTCTACCGCGAGCTCCACGACGGCTATCGAAACCACTTCGCTCGGCTGGGCGAGCCCGAGGGCACGGTGGGTGTCGCGGCCGCCGACCGTGAAGGCGCTCAAGCCGCGCTCTCGCGTTACGCCGCCCTCGACGTGGTCGTCGTGCGGGGGCTGGCCACCGCCAGCCTAGAGGCGATGACCGCGCTGGTCGAAGCGGCCGCACCAGCCTGA
- a CDS encoding inositol-3-phosphate synthase, which produces MSTTEHEAAQDGATTNGHRIDDGKVRVAIIGVGNCANAFVQGVSYYRDADPAEAVPGLMHVDLGGYHVRDIEFVAAFDIDAEKVGKDLSEAIWSGPNDTIKFAEVAPLGVPVHRGMTHDGLGKYLKQKITKAPGPTDDVVGILQDTRADVLICYLPVGSEQATKWYVEQALKAGVGFVNCLPVFIAREDYWTGRFREAGLPIIGDDIKSQVGATIVHRQLARLFHDRGVRLERTSQLNVGGNMDFYNMLERERLASKKESKTNAVTSIMGHELPPDDVHVGPSDYVAWLTDRKWAHIRLEGRSFGDVPLNLELKLEVWDSPNSAGIVIDAARIVKLALNHGITGELDGPSSYLMKSPHTQRPDDEARELTEEFIREHARKPAGQRAAELQTET; this is translated from the coding sequence ATGAGCACCACCGAACACGAAGCAGCACAAGACGGCGCCACGACCAACGGCCACCGGATCGACGACGGCAAGGTTCGGGTGGCCATCATCGGTGTCGGCAACTGCGCCAACGCCTTTGTTCAGGGCGTCTCCTATTACAGGGACGCCGACCCGGCCGAGGCGGTGCCCGGCCTCATGCACGTCGACCTCGGCGGCTACCACGTCCGCGACATCGAGTTCGTCGCCGCGTTCGACATCGACGCGGAGAAGGTCGGCAAGGACCTGTCGGAAGCGATCTGGTCCGGTCCCAACGACACGATCAAGTTCGCGGAGGTGGCGCCACTCGGAGTCCCCGTGCACCGGGGCATGACCCATGACGGGCTGGGTAAGTACCTGAAGCAGAAGATCACCAAGGCGCCCGGTCCAACGGACGACGTGGTCGGCATCCTCCAGGACACCAGGGCCGATGTGCTGATCTGCTACCTGCCTGTTGGGTCCGAGCAGGCCACCAAGTGGTACGTCGAGCAGGCGCTGAAGGCGGGCGTTGGGTTCGTCAACTGCCTGCCCGTGTTCATCGCCCGCGAGGACTACTGGACGGGACGTTTCCGCGAGGCAGGACTGCCGATCATCGGCGACGACATCAAGTCGCAGGTCGGCGCCACCATCGTTCACCGCCAGCTCGCGCGTCTGTTCCACGACCGTGGCGTACGGCTCGAGCGCACCTCCCAGCTCAACGTCGGCGGCAACATGGACTTCTACAACATGCTCGAGCGCGAGCGGCTGGCCTCCAAGAAGGAGTCGAAGACCAACGCCGTGACCTCGATCATGGGCCACGAGCTGCCGCCCGATGACGTCCACGTCGGTCCCTCCGACTACGTTGCCTGGCTGACCGACCGCAAGTGGGCACACATCAGGCTGGAGGGTCGGTCGTTTGGTGACGTCCCGCTCAACCTCGAGCTGAAGCTGGAGGTGTGGGATTCGCCGAACTCGGCCGGGATCGTGATCGACGCGGCGCGCATCGTGAAGCTGGCGCTGAACCATGGGATCACGGGCGAGCTCGACGGGCCATCGAGCTACCTGATGAAGTCGCCCCACACTCAGCGGCCCGACGACGAGGCGCGCGAGTTGACGGAGGAGTTCATTCGCGAGCACGCGCGCAAGCCGGCGGGGCAGCGCGCCGCGGAGCTGCAGACCGAGACATAG